A genome region from Nicotiana tabacum cultivar K326 chromosome 13, ASM71507v2, whole genome shotgun sequence includes the following:
- the LOC107800464 gene encoding serine hydroxymethyltransferase 4, with protein sequence MDPVSVWGNEPLSAVDPEIHDLIEKEKRRQCRGIELIASENFTSFAVIEALGSALTNKYSEGIPGNRYYGGNEYIDIIENLTRSRALTAFHLDPTKWGVNVQPYSGSPANFAAYTAVLNPHDRIMGLDLPSGGHLTHGYYTSGGKKISATSIYFESLPYKVNSTNGYIDYDRLEEKALDFRPKLIICGGSAYPRDWDYKRFREIADKCGALLLCDMAHISGLVAAQEAADPFEYCDLVTTTTHKSLRGPRAGMIFYRKGPKPPKKGQPEDAVYDFEDKINFAVFPSLQGGPHNHQIGALAVALKQAATPGFKAYAKQVKANAVALGNYLMSKGYKLVTGGTENHLVLWDLRPLGLTGNKVEKLCDLANITVNKNAVFGDSSALAPGGVRIGTPAMTSRGLVEKDFEQIAEFLHRAVTITLNIQKEYGKLLKDFNKGLVNNKEIEELKADVEKFSSSFDMPGFKLSEMKYKD encoded by the exons ATGGATCCAGTTTCAGTTTGGGGAAACGAACCTCTCTCCGCCGTAGATCCCGAAATCCACGACCTAATCGAAAAGGAAAAACGCCGCCAATGCCGCGGAATCGAACTAATCGCATCGGAAAACTTCACATCATTCGCCGTAATTGAAGCTCTCGGCAGTGCCTTAACCAACAAATACTCCGAAGGAATTCCCGGTAACCGTTACTACGGTGGAAATGAATACATTGACATAATCGAAAACCTAACCAGAAGCCGTGCTTTAACGGCTTTTCATTTGGATCCAACAAAATGGGGTGTAAATGTTCAGCCCTATTCTGGTAGCCCAGCGAATTTCGCTGCGTACACAGCTGTTTTGAATCCACATGATAGGATTATGGGATTAGATTTACCATCTGGTGGGCATTTAACTCATGGTTATTATACTTCTGGTGGGAAGAAAATTTCTGCTACTTCGATTTATTTTGAGAGTTTGCCATATAAGGTGAATTCAACAAATGGATATATTGATTATGATAGGTTGGAAGAGAAGGCTTTGGATTTTAGGCCTAAATTGATTATTTGTGGAGGTAGTGCTTATCCTAGAGATTGGGATTATAAGAGGTTTAGAGAAATTGCTGATAAATGTGGGGCCCTTTTGCTTTGTGATATGGCTCACATTAGTGGCCTTGTTGCTGCTCAG GAAGCTGCGGATCCCTTTGAATATTGTGACTTGGTCACTACCACCACTCACAAGAGCTTGAGGGGTCCAAGGGCTGGTATGATTTTCTACCGCAAGGGCCCTAAGCCACCAAAGAAAGGCCAGCCTGAGGATGCGGTGTATGACTTCGAAGACAAGATTAACTTTGCTGTTTTCCCCTCGCTCCAGGGTGGTCCACACAACCACCAAATTGGTGCTCTTGCTGTGGCCCTGAAACAGGCCGCAACTCCTGGTTTTAAGGCTTATGCTAAGCAAGTGAAGGCCAATGCAGTTGCTCTTGGTAACTACCTCATGAGCAAAGGATACAAGCTTGTAACTGGTGGGACTGAGAACCACCTTGTCCTTTGGGATCTTAGACCTCTTGGTTTGACTG gTAACAAGGTTGAGAAGCTTTGTGACCTTGCCAACATTACTGTTAACAAGAATGCTGTTTTTGGTGACAGCAGTGCTTTGGCCCCAGGAGGTGTTCGTATTG GTACTCCTGCAATGACATCAAGGGGATTGGTTGAGAAGGACTTCGAGCAGATTGCCGAGTTCCTCCACAGGGCTGTTACCATCACCTTGAACATCCAGAAGGAGTACGGAAAGCTTTTGAAGGATTTCAACAAGGGTCTTGTTAATAACAAGGAAATTGAAGAACTCAAGGCTGACGTCGAGAAATTCTCATCCTCCTTTGACATGCCCGGCTTCAAGTTGTCCGAGATGAAGTACAAGGACTAA